The region AGGGGTACCACCGGAGGCGGTGATAATGAAAGCCCGTTTTATATCCAGTAAACCCACCGGTCCCTGCTCTGTGTATTTAAAACTGACACCTGCACGACAGACGCTATCGATCCATTGTTTCAATGTGGCCGGGATCCCAAAGTTGTACATAGGTGCTGCGAGTATCAGGGTGTCGGCGTTTCTCAACTCATCAATCAATTGCTCCGACACGCTTAATTGAGCTTTTAAGCTAG is a window of Oceanisphaera sp. IT1-181 DNA encoding:
- a CDS encoding FMN-dependent NADH-azoreductase; amino-acid sequence: MSEQLIDELRNADTLILAAPMYNFGIPATLKQWIDSVCRAGVSFKYTEQGPVGLLDIKRAFIITASGGTPVGSEMDFASRYLEHICKFIGIGDVFHIDASGSKGTPEQVIAQGKRQVDVLVSTLLTNAFTGEA